TGAATATACACGCTCAGTCCCATTCTCAAAGTACTCCCgttcatatttttttacacaTTCACGCTTAACGGGACGCGCGTTGATAGGAAATCTGCGGTTCTGTTTATTAAGTGGTATATCCTTGGCTAACGTCTGATCTAACACATCTTTTGTACCAATATAGCTTTTTTTAGACTTCTGGTTTCGCTTTCGCCGCCACCCGGGTGTCAtatcgacatcgtctgcattaGCTCCTGAGCATGCCGAGTTTAAGCCAGCTACAATAGAGTCTTCGGTACTCTCAATTTCAACGTTGCTACAAACGTCCATACTCTCGATATAGTCCATTTTATCAGAGTCTTGTGTAGTAGAGTCCGTCGTTGTATTGCTTGCGGCACTTGGATCTtcttctttaatttttgtgcTGGTAGCGCAGTCTTGATCAAAAATAATGCATTCGGTCAGTAAAGAATCGCTAAAATGAACAGCGTGCGATCGAGCATGTTCCCAATCTTGTAGTAAATCCAATGGTGCTTCAGATTCAGCTGGTTTCCCATCTTCTGATTCATCCGTCGCCAGCTGAGTGGATTCCCTTTTACCCTCAGTAAGCTTTTGCTCAAGAATAGATGGCTTTTTAACAGCTCCCAATATGGCGGCAACAGTCTCTTTGGAGCCATTTCCCGCGGTATGTGCCTTTCGTAACAGCAACAAGAGTTCTTTTTTTGCACGTGCTTTTTGAAGACACAATGGAGAGTAGCAAGTATTTTGCGTTATTTGAGATACAGCATTCGAATTTGTACTGCACTCCTTAGTGTAACAACGAAAGATCTTAGCAAAACGATTAAGTTGACTAAATTGTAAGCGCACTGTTTGAATTTGTTTAGCCAGCGAATTGACGAGTTCCAAGTTGACATTTGAAGGATTCCCTTTCGCTGGGAGCTCAGTAAGACGAAGTAATCGCTTCTCTAAATACGTTTGTTTAGTGTTGGCTGCAACAGGTTGGGTAGAAATTACAAGCGGCTTCACATCAGAAGCAACTTTAGAAGTCATCTGCTCCTCCACCTCGGCCAACTTTATACGGCGATCCAGCAGATCATCTAATCGACATTTGCGAGCCACTTTCGGATAATAAGTTCGCCCTGGAGCATTTAGTGCTTTGCTAACATCGATGATCCCCTTGATTTTCCCTTCGACATCTTCTTTTACTTTCACGTTTTTGTAATGCTCCGGTAAATAATGACACACCTGACCGTCGACATTGCTTGACTCACATTGCTGCATAAAACGCTGAGTGCGTGGGTCCACTAATATAATTTCATTAACGGCTTCTTCCTCTCCCATGGTGTAATGCACATACACTCTATTGTGTACCAGTGGCTGAGCTCGCCTAGCACGAATTCCGCATCGGCGACTGCTTGATAACCAAAGCCAGCCCCACTGTCCGTGAACCCGGTACTCTTCTCCTTTTTGCTTCCAGACTTGATGTTTGAGGCCGAGGGTGTATTTAATGTAGTTGAATGCAAGGCGATTTCGTTCTTCCTCGTCATCCCGCTCGCgtttttcccgcttttccactttttttcgCTCTTCACGTTCGGCACTAGTTATTCGTTGTAAAGTTGTGTGGCCGAGTTGCTCATGCCAGACATTGGCGAAAACAACGCTTTTAAGGGACGCTTGAAACAGCATCAGTACGGCCGCAAAGTCAGATGCGCGGCGGGCGTTCAATACAGCCGCATTCCAAACTTTCTTGTTAACCACCCAATTAGTGTTTAAAAATGAAGGTGCTATATTGGACTCAAAGTTTATCAACGTTTGCCTAAGCGTTGTAATCATATTTTCGGTAGTTCCCATTGTTATACCGATCCATTTAAAGTCGGACGCAGTCGTTAACGAAAACTTGTGGGACAGGTGACGTCGCTTATCCCGTTCCTCGTTCCGTTGCGGCTTGTTCAGGGCAATAGGATTGGATGAATACTGGTTCACATAATTTTTGAATCCTTGCTCCATACCAAGTTTAAAATGCAGAGTGCCATTACTCAGTTGACTGGATTTTTGCCGCGTTACCATTTTGGTTTCTTCCTGTTTCTTTGTTCCTTCCGAAGGACTTCCAGATTTGGCCTCGCCCTCTTCAGCTGACTCGTCAAGTGTCTGTTTTTCAAGTATTTCATTTGTAGCCTCTTGTTCAATTTCGATTAAACTTCTCTTGGTATGCTTGTGCTCATTAGTTAAGGTCTCAGTCAATTTCATTTGGCGCTCGATTTCGTCTCGGCGCTCTGTAATCTGGCCATGCAGTCGAGTTTCCAGTTCTTCGGAGTCCAATCGAGAAAGTAGCAATTTTAACTTACTTGTCGTACTGTAGTACCAGCATGTGGAGTCTGTCTGATCCTCGACAAAAATTCGACGAGCAATAAACCAATATTTGCGCCCATGACGATCAACACCCAGGCTGTCATGCCGGATTAGCACGCCTTGTTTCTCCTGCGGCAACACACAGTCCACTACACCAGTGACCTTATGTGAACGGCAAAGTCCACACTGCCAATCCTCAGTAGGTACGTCGTTCATTGGTGGGTCTACGCATTCCAAATGATAGACAGCAGGGCACGTTTCGCAGCATAATAAATCGCCGAGTCGATGGCATACGCGGCAATGGTCATCATAATGAATGGGACCTTCCTGTAGCATTACATCGCGTATAGAATTGGCAGTTAAAAACTGATCCGACAGAAACTGGAGCACTTCAAGTCGGCTGTCAATGTCTGTGTACGGATATTCGGTTCGGTTTAATATCTGAAACACGTTGCGATCAAATGTCTTGTCACTTTCTACATAGCTTCGCAAAATTTCCGGCCACGTTATAGCGTCAATAAGGTACAGGCTTATATTAACAGTATCTTTTTGATCCAGCGGACCAAAATGCGTACCCTGTGCGTCTTCTTCCCGCAAAATCGCCTTTAGTAACATTATATGTACGTCTGTTAATAAAGCACTTTGCTCCTCACAAGCAAGCGCTGCGCAAAAATCTTCAAATCGGAATGGGGAGAGACGCACCAAGTGGCGAAAACGTCGGAGTACTTCATAAATACTGAGGGCACGCAAAACGTGGGCATTAGCTATGGATAGATCCTCCGATGAGTCAGGCAGCTCAAGCACTGCATATTGTCGCCCTTCTTGCAGCCACACTGGTTCTGGGCTAGGCGGACGTGGAGGTCGACCAACTCCATTTTGGTTAAAGCTACAAACGGAGAATTCCGATTCGCTTTCGTTGGCTGCCTCCAGGCTCTCGTCATCGCTAGGAGTAAGAAGCATGTCATCCTCGTTGTCTGATTTGTCGTCGTCGGAATCTCCAAAATCAGAACCGTAGTGATATTCCGACTCGTACCCTGTGAAAAAAGACGAGATAAATTAGAATAACAATATTATTCAAATTTTACAATGCCTATGCATGAATTATAACCTGTCATAATGTTTCACTACTTTACTTGGCTCTACATACACTTCGTTGTGAATCGGATTAGGTAAGTTCTGATTTAGGAAACAAAAACTGTTCGTAGAGAACATAACCGACGGTCAATTTCATACCGTTTCAGTCGTAGTCAGGATCATGGTATGTTGTCTGGTCTAGCGTGGTCGAAATTGGCATTAAGAAGAGCTCGACAATGTTTCAAGTCTCGTACGCCAGTTTAGTCGCGATTTGTCTGTTACCCACCTTTTCTTCCGGAGTAGCTGCTGGTGTTGGGTTGCACAGTGGATTTGCGGCCTCGTCCCCTCTTGGCGGCGCTGCCGCGGCTGcggctgggatttgtgtgacTGCTCCGACTGCCCTCGTCGCTCTGCGGGGAAATGCCCCTTGAGGCTGACGGTGTACTTGGCTGGGACTTTCCCTCGCTGAGGTACTTGGGCTTCTTGAGCAGCTGGTAATTGAAGCGTCCTGAGCCGCGTTCATTGGGCGTCTTTGGCGGTCGACCACGTTTACGGCTGCCGCGACCGCTCATTTCGCTTGTTTTTTTCGCTGACTTATCTGGCTCTGTGTGTAGGGGCGAAAGTGGATCCTCTCCTCAGATTTGATTCCGAAGTATTCCTACAAAGCTGCACATTAGATCTGAAAGAAGAAGTTTACCATTCAGTCGGTATGAGCACCACTTCTCACTCGCACCCAGCTATTTACggacacattcaaacacattCACTCGACGGCGTATGCGGGGAAAAATCGATCGGATTCCCAGTACTTAGTTGCAGGCACTTCGCCTTTTGTTTAGATCGCGCACACTGGGCATAACAAAAACCCGCCAAAACAGCTTGTTCCGTTCGGAACGACGGTTtctatattaaatatattaagtaCATGTATTCAAAACACATTCTCAGCTCCTAGTGCTGGCTGGCAAACGCACTGGACGGCACCACCaagtgtgcctgtgtgtgtgcgaggaAATGAAGCCAACTCACATTGTCCGCCATTTAAAGAACCGAGAAAATTTTCGCCACTGACCCAATGCGACTGTTCGTTAGAAACAAAACCAATATTCCCTTCACGCATTACCCAGCATGTCGGGGAACTATTGCAGACGATTTAACACAATATATTCACGTATTTTTAACTATCTTCTGCAAACTGCGAGAGCCACTTTTACCTAACATTTCAGTTCTGAACATAACTGGAGACGGTGTACAGTCGGCCAATCACAGCAACTCTTCTATTTCTCGGTGCCTGAAGCGACCTCTTGCGGTCGGCTCGGAGAACTAGCTGATAATGGTTGCACAAACGATATTTGCAGGGTTGCTTTCGGCATTTACACTGAACCGCACTGACAGCTGTAGTTTGAATTTGTGCGTGGGGCTTGGCGGGCGTTTTAAGCAGAccgattaaaattaaattaatgctTAATTTGTAGCTATTCTGCCAGACTGTACAGTTCCTTATTTTCCATATGTAAATTCTCTTGTTTTGGGTTAATATATCACCAAAGCGTGTCGTTTTGCTTTCCTCGAACTTCTTTGTTTAAATATCATAGAACGAAGTAAAGAACTTTTTACCTGTATTTTTACATAAAACGCTAATTCAGTTGCTGTAAGGAGAGCAACTAAATGGGATATAGGGAGTGCACCAGTAGAACCTGTAAAATACTTTGCCGACCTGTTTTgaggaaataatttttgtagCCCTGTACTTCGCTATCTTATCACCAGCCAGCCGATTTTACGGCAGAACCCGATTCCTTATTCGCCAGTATTACTTTAATAATCAACCTCAGTGGTTGCATTCCCAGTAATTACCGGAAAACATAAATTGTTCCACATGTTCGTAGGCACTTGTCTACATGAACATTCTATCTTAAAACATCCCCAGTCACCAATTGTAATCAAAAAGGTtttacaaacttaaaaaatttaacgGTTCCCTTAGTGTGattactaaaattaatattagtTCATTCTACAAATTCCATTTCCATGAGTGTAATTTTCGTAGTATTGAACTTTTTACGGAATGTGCTACCAGCAAGCTTATATGTATATCAAACTGACGTCATGTGTTTTATAATGAAATCACACAGATAGGAATAACACTCACTCTTTTAGTTTCTTACAGATAAGATAATGCATATTGATTTAAGGAACCCAAAAATGCTTTTGTTTACATGGTTGTTGTGTCCATAGATTTGCATTGTGTTGCTATCGACATAAGgagcagcaaaaaaataatttaactttGCAACTTTTATCATTTTAGATTGGTTAAAGAATATACTCAATATGAATTTTGGTAGTTGGAAAattattctagctcttattaGTTTAAAGACATATCCCAAGACATCGGCACATACAACCGCTACAACTGGATTCGTTAACTTTGAGGAATCAAATAATTCAGGGTAAGAAATTCTGATAATTGACTATGAGTGTAATTAATAGCTTTTTCATATGCCTGTGTGTTTGGATTAGAATTGATCCCAAAGAAACATTAAACGAAAATTCTACTGTTGTAAATGGAACCTACTTGACAGAGAACTTAATATCTACTAGCAGTAGTAATCCTGCCCAAACTTCTTTTGAGAAGCCAATAGAACCCGCGGACTGCTCCCAGCgtgaaaaaaacagaaaacaaccAGTTGCAAAACGATCGTCACGCTTGCGAAAATGCTGTCCACACGGAGAAAATCTAGATATCTATCGCGAAAATCAAAGTAATTCTATGTGCGACAACggtgttttaaattttcaaccGACTATAATAAGTGCGGTTCTGTTTGATAACTGCATTGAAGACTTAGAGATTGAGACTTCTTTAGACTATGACATTGGAAATCCGTGTAACAGGTATGTTGTACATATATTTCGACAGTAACATACTAAAAATTGTACTTCAAGTTTAGCTCCCTTATATATGACGACGAAGAGGACGTTTTTTTCGTTTTACAAGACGGAAGCTTGTTAATTATTGACAAGTTTGGAAATGAGTCGTATACAGTCGAAGAAAATTACTGCTTGGATATTGATAAATCTGGACATTTCTTTGCCTTTACATGTGTTACACAAGTTGAAGAACAAATTGCATTCGCAAAAGTAATACCTTTTAAGACTTTAGCTCctaaaagttaattaatttgattaattttaggtaatttttgttgctgttttaaTGCTGATATCTATGCCCTGTCTCTTATTAGTTAGTTATTTGCACATGACACTTCGCTTATTGCGCAACTTACATGGACTCTCTCTAAGTTTGATGTCATTGTGTTTGGCTTCTGGATACTTTGTGCACTCTGTGGTGCATATATATGGCATCCCAAACCAAGGCTTTATTGGCTACGTTATACAGTTTTGTATTTTGAGCTATTTTTTCTGGTACTTCTGCATATGCTTTAATGTTCTCCTAAATGTGTGGTACAAGTTGCCATGTTGCATTCAGCTTTCTAAGTCCTGGGCCACGTTTAATTTTGCGTGTTATACTGTTTTGGCTTTTTCTGGACCGGCTACAATAGTTGCCCTAACAGTCCAAAAGGGTTTGCCAGGAATGCCTTCTTACTTTCTGCAAGGCAAGTCAATGGCAATAATcaaccaattttaataattaaatataataatctaTTTAAAGGCCTGACGGAATCTATACGAGACTCACAACGTTACTTTATTCCTCCGGTTTCCACAATACTGTTTCTTAGTTTCTTGGTAAGTCATTTTGGGCTACAAAGAATTCCATATTTTACCAGCCCTATATCCTCAGATTAACATTATATCATTCTTCGGATTTCAACGTATGAATGGATACGAAAAATCTGAGAAAGGGGATCAAGGACAGCGAAATTCGTTTGATCAACAAAAATATGAAGAAGTAAAAAAGGAGTGAGTGTAAATAATGTATTACAAAACTTACAAAACTATTAATATTGTGATTACTTACTATTTTCAACAGCGCCAAATGCGTCAGCTTACTTGGAATAATTATGGTCATAAGCTGGCTACTTGAAATAGTCACATTTTACTCAGGATCGAATTCTAATTACCTGCTTCTTTGCGATATGGTAAATGGCCTTCAAGGAGTTTGGGTACTGCTTATTTTTCTTGTTGTACGAAGGCGCCGCACAATAATTTTAAGGTGGTGGTATGATCGTGGATCCCACGAAATTGAAGGAACAGAATTGCAAGCTCTGAGTAATAGTAACAATCCCACTTTGACATAAATCATGTTATAACATTATAACCATTTTCCACTTTATGatgatatatgtatgtataggAAATAACTAAGACGGCCTGAAAGCGGATAAAGGTAAGAAGAATGATAGAAGAATTCCTAAGTATTCCCAGTAATGTACAGGGCTTATTTAATCTTATTTATAAAACCAAAGGGATTGGGCAAAATTTTTGGAACGCCTCCTAGGcctgaaaaaatgtttgctttgctacataataatggaaaatccatttttctttttatcgcccaaagcatttttaaaaatatttaaggataGATATTACAtgttaaaacttttaaaagtcaaaaaatattttaaaattatgtaaattgtTGTTTATTCAGActtatgtataaatattaaatgtttttgttgTCACTAATATGGTCGTATAAAGTTAAAtagttcaattattttaagaaagtttTACCATCTATGCTAGTACTCTAAAAGGAAATGCGTAATAATGTGGTGGTCCAAACCAAAATGAgccatttcatattttttaatgggttgcgattgtttttaaataagataCGAAGAAAACGCATGCTTACGTTTTCTCACTGCGTAGTGGCGATTTCATCATAAGAATAAATGTGTATTTACATGTTATATGCTACGTATATGGGATCCAATTGGTCGGCCAAAAAGCCATCCCGTAAATGCATCCGTTGCTTTTCGCCCCGACTATTAATAGGCACCACACCTGAAATTAGAAGGTTCTTAAAGTTAATACTCAAGTTCAAGTCAAttgatacattttaattacaaaccTGGATCGACAACTACAACAACGCCCACTATAAGCTGATGATCTTCTAATACTGTGTTTGTTACCAACGGAACCAAATCCAAAGCTTCTGATTCATTGCCGTCTAGTTCAACAACTACGACTAATAAATTAGTCCATGTGAAAACGGCACtaggtaaaataaataaattaaatttgaattctttttaaatgtttgttttacaaGTCCTACCACTCAGCTATTTTTTTGTGACAGCGCATTACAGAATTTTCGATATCTATCGGATGATAGTTCATGCCACGTAAGGAGATCACTTCATCGACAGCTCCAACTACATACACCGCGTCGTGTAGTTCTTGGTCATTCGAATTGCCTGCCCCGCCTATTAGGCTATGCTCAGAACTGGCACCCAAggaaacatttgaaaaatttaattgcaattgGCTCATGGAATTCACCGACTCCGTATCACTATCACGACTAGCCACACTTGGTGTGGTCTCGTCTAGTAATGAGGCTGCCTGAGAACACTCGGTGCGTCGTAGAAATCCCAAATATCCAGTACGTGCATATAATTCAGAGGTGGCCCCAGTTACTAATTTTGCGTTGAAGTGATCATTGTAGTCAGTTTCATCGCCATAAATAGTAAAGTATCCATTCGCATTGTGAGGAGCTTGAACCTaacgaaaatataatatattagtTATTGTTAATATTCAATTATTAATAGCTTGCCCAAATTTCTCCCAAATGCGAGTCGCCACAGTGGCCCTTGGTATCCGGATTTGCAATAATCACTTTTACTCCTGGTAAAAGCTTTCCTGATTCTATTACACATAGCGAATTTGGCGCCCCGCGCTCCACCAAAGCCACTCGGTTATTTCGCAAGGCTCTCATATCTACGTAAACCTGAGCACTCTCTGCAGAACTAGCTCCTTGGACACAAATGGCCGGATTCACACGACATCCAAATGAAGTGGAGACACAGCGAGTATTTAAGCCAAGGGCTTGGAACAGCTTACAAAACTGCTGGGTCAGCTGCACTCTTGGGCGCTCCTCCGCAACTACAACACACGTCCTCACGCAACGCAAGTCAATGTTTCGTTGCTTTAAGGAGGGTATAGAATTGCTAAGAGCTTTCGTGCATAATTCTATAACGCCATATGAGCAGAAGGTGTCGCGAACACGATGTTGCGAGAGAGTTGACAGCCACAAACTGGGATTCGTTTCAACTTCGTAGGGTGCGATAAGAATTGAATGGTGGCCACTGTATACTCCGATAAGAGTCCACATTACAAAACCAAGGCCGCAATAGGGATCCAAACATAACGCAACATGACGAGAAGGATACAGCTCACAAGCCAATTTTAAACTGGCGCAAAGACTAGAGAGAGATCTATtggataaacaaaaattaaaatacatttttttttaacgctATTTGAATTTAGTTACCGATGCGTTATGTTAACACCGCTAAGACGGCCACAAGTTGACACGCTGAAATCCAAATAGGCGCTAGAATCGAAGGAGACCGTAGCTATGCCGGCATATTTGCGTTTTGGGTTGTCGTCAATGTCTAATATAGGTGGCCATGTCTTTGGGTCAATAGAGGTTGCCGCCTCTCTGGATTTTAGTAACTTAATTATAGGTTGAATAGAGAGCACAATGCCACTTTTTGAAACATCAACAATCATGCGGACAGTGGGTAATGtggtatttaaattttgtggATGTGGAGGCCGTATGGTAATTGGTATTGCACCCAAATAGAGGCATCCGTAAAATGCGCACAACAAATCAAGTCCTGGAGGAAATATAAGCGCTGCACAAAAAGTGTGgttattattactttactAATAGCGGCCATCTCGAAATTCTTACCAACATGATCGCCAGGCTCTATTCTTCCGCGTTCTTGTAACAATGCCGCTATTTTCTCTGCCCGCTTGTGTAACTCAGAGCATGTCAGAGTTTTTGCAATGGCACCTACAAAACAAAttagagttttttttttacaaaagagATGGATCTTACCCTTAGAATTCAGCAATGTGAATATTATGTGATCTGGAGAGGTTCCTGCTCGCCAACGCAACACTCCAGTTATAAGTTGTGGCTGTCAAAGTAccgacaaataaaaattaaaa
This window of the Drosophila biarmipes strain raj3 chromosome 3L, RU_DBia_V1.1, whole genome shotgun sequence genome carries:
- the LOC108029001 gene encoding probable G-protein coupled receptor Mth-like 14, with product MNFGSWKIILALISLKTYPKTSAHTTATTGFVNFEESNNSGIDPKETLNENSTVVNGTYLTENLISTSSSNPAQTSFEKPIEPADCSQREKNRKQPVAKRSSRLRKCCPHGENLDIYRENQSNSMCDNGVLNFQPTIISAVLFDNCIEDLEIETSLDYDIGNPCNSSLIYDDEEDVFFVLQDGSLLIIDKFGNESYTVEENYCLDIDKSGHFFAFTCVTQVEEQIAFAKVIFVAVLMLISMPCLLLVSYLHMTLRLLRNLHGLSLSLMSLCLASGYFVHSVVHIYGIPNQGFIGYVIQFCILSYFFWYFCICFNVLLNVWYKLPCCIQLSKSWATFNFACYTVLAFSGPATIVALTVQKGLPGMPSYFLQGLTESIRDSQRYFIPPVSTILFLSFLINIISFFGFQRMNGYEKSEKGDQGQRNSFDQQKYEEVKKDAKCVSLLGIIMVISWLLEIVTFYSGSNSNYLLLCDMVNGLQGVWVLLIFLVVRRRRTIILRWWYDRGSHEIEGTELQALSNSNNPTLT